From Phalacrocorax carbo chromosome 6, bPhaCar2.1, whole genome shotgun sequence, a single genomic window includes:
- the TMCC1 gene encoding transmembrane and coiled-coil domains protein 1 isoform X6, whose product MHWERARLLRRAKIERLEVSSLAQTSSAVASSTDGSINADSVDGTPDPQRTKVAITHLQQKILKLTEQIKIEQTARDDNVAEYLKLANNADKQQSARIKQVFEKKNQKSAQTILQLQKKLEHYHRKLREIEQNGIPRQPKDVFRDMHQGLKDVGAKVTGFSEGVVDSVKGGLSSFSQATHSAAGAVVSKPREIASLIRNKFGSADNIANLKDSLEEGQEDGTGGKALGVIQNFQSSPKYGSEEDCSSATSGSVGANSTTGGPVGASSSKTNTLDMQSSGFDAILHEIQEIRETQARLEESFEDLKVRYQRDYSLIMQTLQEERYRCERLEEQLNDLTELHQNEILNLKQELASMEEKIAYQSYERARDIQEALEACQTRISKMELQQQQQQVVQLEGLENATARNLLGKFINILLAVMAVLLVFVSTVANCVVPLMKTRNRTFSTLFIVVFIAFLWKHWDAIAGYLERFLSPPR is encoded by the exons ATGCACTGGGAGCGGGCGCGGCTGCTCCGCCGGGCCAAG ATCGAGCGATTGGAAGTCAGCAGCTTAGCGCAGACCTCCAGTGCAGTGGCCTCGAGCACTGATGGCAGCATCAATGCAGACTCTGTTGATGGGACCCCAGATCCTCAGCGTACAAAAGTGGCTATCACACATCTGCAACAGAAGATACTGAAGCTGACTGAGCAGATCAAAATCGAACAAACAGCCCGTGATGACAATGTGGCAGAGTACCTGAAACTAGCCAACAATGCAGACAAGCAGCAGAGTGCCCGCATTAAGCAAGtgtttgagaagaaaaatcaaaagtcAGCCCAGACCATcttgcagctgcagaagaaacTAGAACATTACCATCGAAAGCTGCGCGAGATCGAACAGAATGGGATCCCTCGGCAGCCAAAGGATGTCTTCAGGGATATGCATCAGGGTTTGAAAGATGTTGGAGCAAAAGTCACTGGCTTCAGTGAGGGAGTAGTAGACAGTGTAAAAGGTGGGCTTTCCAGTTTCTCCCAAGCCACGcattcagcagcaggagctgtggtTTCCAAACCCCGGGAGATTGCCTCCCTCATAAGGAACAAGTTTGGGAGTGCAGACAATATTGCTAATCTAAAAGACTCCTTAGAAGAAGGCCAGGAAGATGGGACAGGAGGCAAGGCTCTAGGTGTTATTCAGAACTTTCAGTCGAGCCCAAAATATGGCAGTGAAGAAGATTGCTCCAGTGCCACATCAGGCTCAGTGGGAGCCAACAGCACGACAGGGGGCCCTGTGGGAGCTTCTAGCTCCAAAACAAACACTCTGGATATGCAGAGCTCAGGGTTTGATGCAATACTGCATGAGATTCAAGAAATTCGAGAGACGCAGGCAAGACTGGAAGAATCATTTGAGGACCTTAAGGTTCGCTATCAGAGGGATTACTCATTAATAATGCAGACTCTGCAGGAGGAGCGGTACAG ATGCGAAAGACTCGAAGAGCAGCTAAATGACCTGACTGAGCTCCACCAGAATGAGATCCTCAATTTAAAACAGGAGCTGGCCAGCATGGAGGAGAAAATTGCCTATCAGTCTTATGAGCGAGCCCGGGACATCCAG GAGGCACTGGAAGCATGCCAGACCCGCATCTCCAagatggagctgcagcagcagcagcagcaagtggtgcagctggaggggctggagaaCGCCACGGCCAGGAATCTGCTGGGGAAGTTCATCAACATCCTCCTGGCTGTCATGGCTGTCCTCCTCGTCTTCGTCTCCACTGTGGCCAACTGCGTCGTGCCCCTCATGAAGACTCGCAATAGGACGTTCAGCACTTTATTTATAGTGGTTTTCATTGCCTTTTTGTGGAAGCACTGGGACGCCATCGCTGGCTACTTGGAACGGTTCTTGTCTCCCCCCAGATGA
- the TMCC1 gene encoding transmembrane and coiled-coil domains protein 1 isoform X5, with amino-acid sequence MVQRFSLRRQLSKIERLEVSSLAQTSSAVASSTDGSINADSVDGTPDPQRTKVAITHLQQKILKLTEQIKIEQTARDDNVAEYLKLANNADKQQSARIKQVFEKKNQKSAQTILQLQKKLEHYHRKLREIEQNGIPRQPKDVFRDMHQGLKDVGAKVTGFSEGVVDSVKGGLSSFSQATHSAAGAVVSKPREIASLIRNKFGSADNIANLKDSLEEGQEDGTGGKALGVIQNFQSSPKYGSEEDCSSATSGSVGANSTTGGPVGASSSKTNTLDMQSSGFDAILHEIQEIRETQARLEESFEDLKVRYQRDYSLIMQTLQEERYRCERLEEQLNDLTELHQNEILNLKQELASMEEKIAYQSYERARDIQEALEACQTRISKMELQQQQQQVVQLEGLENATARNLLGKFINILLAVMAVLLVFVSTVANCVVPLMKTRNRTFSTLFIVVFIAFLWKHWDAIAGYLERFLSPPR; translated from the exons ATCGAGCGATTGGAAGTCAGCAGCTTAGCGCAGACCTCCAGTGCAGTGGCCTCGAGCACTGATGGCAGCATCAATGCAGACTCTGTTGATGGGACCCCAGATCCTCAGCGTACAAAAGTGGCTATCACACATCTGCAACAGAAGATACTGAAGCTGACTGAGCAGATCAAAATCGAACAAACAGCCCGTGATGACAATGTGGCAGAGTACCTGAAACTAGCCAACAATGCAGACAAGCAGCAGAGTGCCCGCATTAAGCAAGtgtttgagaagaaaaatcaaaagtcAGCCCAGACCATcttgcagctgcagaagaaacTAGAACATTACCATCGAAAGCTGCGCGAGATCGAACAGAATGGGATCCCTCGGCAGCCAAAGGATGTCTTCAGGGATATGCATCAGGGTTTGAAAGATGTTGGAGCAAAAGTCACTGGCTTCAGTGAGGGAGTAGTAGACAGTGTAAAAGGTGGGCTTTCCAGTTTCTCCCAAGCCACGcattcagcagcaggagctgtggtTTCCAAACCCCGGGAGATTGCCTCCCTCATAAGGAACAAGTTTGGGAGTGCAGACAATATTGCTAATCTAAAAGACTCCTTAGAAGAAGGCCAGGAAGATGGGACAGGAGGCAAGGCTCTAGGTGTTATTCAGAACTTTCAGTCGAGCCCAAAATATGGCAGTGAAGAAGATTGCTCCAGTGCCACATCAGGCTCAGTGGGAGCCAACAGCACGACAGGGGGCCCTGTGGGAGCTTCTAGCTCCAAAACAAACACTCTGGATATGCAGAGCTCAGGGTTTGATGCAATACTGCATGAGATTCAAGAAATTCGAGAGACGCAGGCAAGACTGGAAGAATCATTTGAGGACCTTAAGGTTCGCTATCAGAGGGATTACTCATTAATAATGCAGACTCTGCAGGAGGAGCGGTACAG ATGCGAAAGACTCGAAGAGCAGCTAAATGACCTGACTGAGCTCCACCAGAATGAGATCCTCAATTTAAAACAGGAGCTGGCCAGCATGGAGGAGAAAATTGCCTATCAGTCTTATGAGCGAGCCCGGGACATCCAG GAGGCACTGGAAGCATGCCAGACCCGCATCTCCAagatggagctgcagcagcagcagcagcaagtggtgcagctggaggggctggagaaCGCCACGGCCAGGAATCTGCTGGGGAAGTTCATCAACATCCTCCTGGCTGTCATGGCTGTCCTCCTCGTCTTCGTCTCCACTGTGGCCAACTGCGTCGTGCCCCTCATGAAGACTCGCAATAGGACGTTCAGCACTTTATTTATAGTGGTTTTCATTGCCTTTTTGTGGAAGCACTGGGACGCCATCGCTGGCTACTTGGAACGGTTCTTGTCTCCCCCCAGATGA
- the TMCC1 gene encoding transmembrane and coiled-coil domains protein 1 isoform X7: protein MEIERLEVSSLAQTSSAVASSTDGSINADSVDGTPDPQRTKVAITHLQQKILKLTEQIKIEQTARDDNVAEYLKLANNADKQQSARIKQVFEKKNQKSAQTILQLQKKLEHYHRKLREIEQNGIPRQPKDVFRDMHQGLKDVGAKVTGFSEGVVDSVKGGLSSFSQATHSAAGAVVSKPREIASLIRNKFGSADNIANLKDSLEEGQEDGTGGKALGVIQNFQSSPKYGSEEDCSSATSGSVGANSTTGGPVGASSSKTNTLDMQSSGFDAILHEIQEIRETQARLEESFEDLKVRYQRDYSLIMQTLQEERYRCERLEEQLNDLTELHQNEILNLKQELASMEEKIAYQSYERARDIQEALEACQTRISKMELQQQQQQVVQLEGLENATARNLLGKFINILLAVMAVLLVFVSTVANCVVPLMKTRNRTFSTLFIVVFIAFLWKHWDAIAGYLERFLSPPR from the exons ATCGAGCGATTGGAAGTCAGCAGCTTAGCGCAGACCTCCAGTGCAGTGGCCTCGAGCACTGATGGCAGCATCAATGCAGACTCTGTTGATGGGACCCCAGATCCTCAGCGTACAAAAGTGGCTATCACACATCTGCAACAGAAGATACTGAAGCTGACTGAGCAGATCAAAATCGAACAAACAGCCCGTGATGACAATGTGGCAGAGTACCTGAAACTAGCCAACAATGCAGACAAGCAGCAGAGTGCCCGCATTAAGCAAGtgtttgagaagaaaaatcaaaagtcAGCCCAGACCATcttgcagctgcagaagaaacTAGAACATTACCATCGAAAGCTGCGCGAGATCGAACAGAATGGGATCCCTCGGCAGCCAAAGGATGTCTTCAGGGATATGCATCAGGGTTTGAAAGATGTTGGAGCAAAAGTCACTGGCTTCAGTGAGGGAGTAGTAGACAGTGTAAAAGGTGGGCTTTCCAGTTTCTCCCAAGCCACGcattcagcagcaggagctgtggtTTCCAAACCCCGGGAGATTGCCTCCCTCATAAGGAACAAGTTTGGGAGTGCAGACAATATTGCTAATCTAAAAGACTCCTTAGAAGAAGGCCAGGAAGATGGGACAGGAGGCAAGGCTCTAGGTGTTATTCAGAACTTTCAGTCGAGCCCAAAATATGGCAGTGAAGAAGATTGCTCCAGTGCCACATCAGGCTCAGTGGGAGCCAACAGCACGACAGGGGGCCCTGTGGGAGCTTCTAGCTCCAAAACAAACACTCTGGATATGCAGAGCTCAGGGTTTGATGCAATACTGCATGAGATTCAAGAAATTCGAGAGACGCAGGCAAGACTGGAAGAATCATTTGAGGACCTTAAGGTTCGCTATCAGAGGGATTACTCATTAATAATGCAGACTCTGCAGGAGGAGCGGTACAG ATGCGAAAGACTCGAAGAGCAGCTAAATGACCTGACTGAGCTCCACCAGAATGAGATCCTCAATTTAAAACAGGAGCTGGCCAGCATGGAGGAGAAAATTGCCTATCAGTCTTATGAGCGAGCCCGGGACATCCAG GAGGCACTGGAAGCATGCCAGACCCGCATCTCCAagatggagctgcagcagcagcagcagcaagtggtgcagctggaggggctggagaaCGCCACGGCCAGGAATCTGCTGGGGAAGTTCATCAACATCCTCCTGGCTGTCATGGCTGTCCTCCTCGTCTTCGTCTCCACTGTGGCCAACTGCGTCGTGCCCCTCATGAAGACTCGCAATAGGACGTTCAGCACTTTATTTATAGTGGTTTTCATTGCCTTTTTGTGGAAGCACTGGGACGCCATCGCTGGCTACTTGGAACGGTTCTTGTCTCCCCCCAGATGA
- the TMCC1 gene encoding transmembrane and coiled-coil domains protein 1 isoform X3, which yields MFMWCCCTCVCCERDFCEPVKIERLEVSSLAQTSSAVASSTDGSINADSVDGTPDPQRTKVAITHLQQKILKLTEQIKIEQTARDDNVAEYLKLANNADKQQSARIKQVFEKKNQKSAQTILQLQKKLEHYHRKLREIEQNGIPRQPKDVFRDMHQGLKDVGAKVTGFSEGVVDSVKGGLSSFSQATHSAAGAVVSKPREIASLIRNKFGSADNIANLKDSLEEGQEDGTGGKALGVIQNFQSSPKYGSEEDCSSATSGSVGANSTTGGPVGASSSKTNTLDMQSSGFDAILHEIQEIRETQARLEESFEDLKVRYQRDYSLIMQTLQEERYRCERLEEQLNDLTELHQNEILNLKQELASMEEKIAYQSYERARDIQEALEACQTRISKMELQQQQQQVVQLEGLENATARNLLGKFINILLAVMAVLLVFVSTVANCVVPLMKTRNRTFSTLFIVVFIAFLWKHWDAIAGYLERFLSPPR from the exons ATCGAGCGATTGGAAGTCAGCAGCTTAGCGCAGACCTCCAGTGCAGTGGCCTCGAGCACTGATGGCAGCATCAATGCAGACTCTGTTGATGGGACCCCAGATCCTCAGCGTACAAAAGTGGCTATCACACATCTGCAACAGAAGATACTGAAGCTGACTGAGCAGATCAAAATCGAACAAACAGCCCGTGATGACAATGTGGCAGAGTACCTGAAACTAGCCAACAATGCAGACAAGCAGCAGAGTGCCCGCATTAAGCAAGtgtttgagaagaaaaatcaaaagtcAGCCCAGACCATcttgcagctgcagaagaaacTAGAACATTACCATCGAAAGCTGCGCGAGATCGAACAGAATGGGATCCCTCGGCAGCCAAAGGATGTCTTCAGGGATATGCATCAGGGTTTGAAAGATGTTGGAGCAAAAGTCACTGGCTTCAGTGAGGGAGTAGTAGACAGTGTAAAAGGTGGGCTTTCCAGTTTCTCCCAAGCCACGcattcagcagcaggagctgtggtTTCCAAACCCCGGGAGATTGCCTCCCTCATAAGGAACAAGTTTGGGAGTGCAGACAATATTGCTAATCTAAAAGACTCCTTAGAAGAAGGCCAGGAAGATGGGACAGGAGGCAAGGCTCTAGGTGTTATTCAGAACTTTCAGTCGAGCCCAAAATATGGCAGTGAAGAAGATTGCTCCAGTGCCACATCAGGCTCAGTGGGAGCCAACAGCACGACAGGGGGCCCTGTGGGAGCTTCTAGCTCCAAAACAAACACTCTGGATATGCAGAGCTCAGGGTTTGATGCAATACTGCATGAGATTCAAGAAATTCGAGAGACGCAGGCAAGACTGGAAGAATCATTTGAGGACCTTAAGGTTCGCTATCAGAGGGATTACTCATTAATAATGCAGACTCTGCAGGAGGAGCGGTACAG ATGCGAAAGACTCGAAGAGCAGCTAAATGACCTGACTGAGCTCCACCAGAATGAGATCCTCAATTTAAAACAGGAGCTGGCCAGCATGGAGGAGAAAATTGCCTATCAGTCTTATGAGCGAGCCCGGGACATCCAG GAGGCACTGGAAGCATGCCAGACCCGCATCTCCAagatggagctgcagcagcagcagcagcaagtggtgcagctggaggggctggagaaCGCCACGGCCAGGAATCTGCTGGGGAAGTTCATCAACATCCTCCTGGCTGTCATGGCTGTCCTCCTCGTCTTCGTCTCCACTGTGGCCAACTGCGTCGTGCCCCTCATGAAGACTCGCAATAGGACGTTCAGCACTTTATTTATAGTGGTTTTCATTGCCTTTTTGTGGAAGCACTGGGACGCCATCGCTGGCTACTTGGAACGGTTCTTGTCTCCCCCCAGATGA
- the TMCC1 gene encoding transmembrane and coiled-coil domains protein 1 isoform X4, giving the protein MFCSVEGLLYVSHAKGQVMEIERLEVSSLAQTSSAVASSTDGSINADSVDGTPDPQRTKVAITHLQQKILKLTEQIKIEQTARDDNVAEYLKLANNADKQQSARIKQVFEKKNQKSAQTILQLQKKLEHYHRKLREIEQNGIPRQPKDVFRDMHQGLKDVGAKVTGFSEGVVDSVKGGLSSFSQATHSAAGAVVSKPREIASLIRNKFGSADNIANLKDSLEEGQEDGTGGKALGVIQNFQSSPKYGSEEDCSSATSGSVGANSTTGGPVGASSSKTNTLDMQSSGFDAILHEIQEIRETQARLEESFEDLKVRYQRDYSLIMQTLQEERYRCERLEEQLNDLTELHQNEILNLKQELASMEEKIAYQSYERARDIQEALEACQTRISKMELQQQQQQVVQLEGLENATARNLLGKFINILLAVMAVLLVFVSTVANCVVPLMKTRNRTFSTLFIVVFIAFLWKHWDAIAGYLERFLSPPR; this is encoded by the exons ATCGAGCGATTGGAAGTCAGCAGCTTAGCGCAGACCTCCAGTGCAGTGGCCTCGAGCACTGATGGCAGCATCAATGCAGACTCTGTTGATGGGACCCCAGATCCTCAGCGTACAAAAGTGGCTATCACACATCTGCAACAGAAGATACTGAAGCTGACTGAGCAGATCAAAATCGAACAAACAGCCCGTGATGACAATGTGGCAGAGTACCTGAAACTAGCCAACAATGCAGACAAGCAGCAGAGTGCCCGCATTAAGCAAGtgtttgagaagaaaaatcaaaagtcAGCCCAGACCATcttgcagctgcagaagaaacTAGAACATTACCATCGAAAGCTGCGCGAGATCGAACAGAATGGGATCCCTCGGCAGCCAAAGGATGTCTTCAGGGATATGCATCAGGGTTTGAAAGATGTTGGAGCAAAAGTCACTGGCTTCAGTGAGGGAGTAGTAGACAGTGTAAAAGGTGGGCTTTCCAGTTTCTCCCAAGCCACGcattcagcagcaggagctgtggtTTCCAAACCCCGGGAGATTGCCTCCCTCATAAGGAACAAGTTTGGGAGTGCAGACAATATTGCTAATCTAAAAGACTCCTTAGAAGAAGGCCAGGAAGATGGGACAGGAGGCAAGGCTCTAGGTGTTATTCAGAACTTTCAGTCGAGCCCAAAATATGGCAGTGAAGAAGATTGCTCCAGTGCCACATCAGGCTCAGTGGGAGCCAACAGCACGACAGGGGGCCCTGTGGGAGCTTCTAGCTCCAAAACAAACACTCTGGATATGCAGAGCTCAGGGTTTGATGCAATACTGCATGAGATTCAAGAAATTCGAGAGACGCAGGCAAGACTGGAAGAATCATTTGAGGACCTTAAGGTTCGCTATCAGAGGGATTACTCATTAATAATGCAGACTCTGCAGGAGGAGCGGTACAG ATGCGAAAGACTCGAAGAGCAGCTAAATGACCTGACTGAGCTCCACCAGAATGAGATCCTCAATTTAAAACAGGAGCTGGCCAGCATGGAGGAGAAAATTGCCTATCAGTCTTATGAGCGAGCCCGGGACATCCAG GAGGCACTGGAAGCATGCCAGACCCGCATCTCCAagatggagctgcagcagcagcagcagcaagtggtgcagctggaggggctggagaaCGCCACGGCCAGGAATCTGCTGGGGAAGTTCATCAACATCCTCCTGGCTGTCATGGCTGTCCTCCTCGTCTTCGTCTCCACTGTGGCCAACTGCGTCGTGCCCCTCATGAAGACTCGCAATAGGACGTTCAGCACTTTATTTATAGTGGTTTTCATTGCCTTTTTGTGGAAGCACTGGGACGCCATCGCTGGCTACTTGGAACGGTTCTTGTCTCCCCCCAGATGA